Within Marinitoga hydrogenitolerans DSM 16785, the genomic segment TTGAACAACAACTTCTGATAACATTGTAACATTTCCATTATCTTGAATATAATAATAATTATCATTCTCTACTATATCAAAATTAACTTTTGCACTTCTGGCCATAAATATATTAATAATACTAATCCCGGCAATAAATATTAATCCTATTATTATAAAATTTGATGAACTCATTTTTCTTTGTGGATTTTCTGACATTAAAGATACCTCCCTAAATTTTTATATTTTCTTATTATATAATACCACAAAATGTGGTAAAATTAAAGAAGTATTTAGAAAAAAGGAGGAGGATTCTGTGAGAATATTAAGTGGTATGCGCGCAACAGGAAAATTGCATTTGGGACATGTTTTAGTTTTAGAAGATTGGAAAAAATTGCAAGATAATGGAAATGAAACTTTTTTCTTTGTTGCAGATTGGCATGCTTTGACTACACATAAAGAAGAAAGTCATATTATATATCAATCAACACTTGATATAGTTAGAGGGTATTTAGCTACTGGACTTGATCCAGAAAAATCTGTGATTTTTGTTCAATCAGCTATAAAAGAACATGCAGAATTATATTTATTATTTAATATGCTTGTTTCTGTAAATAGATTGGAACGAATTCCAACATATAAAGAACTGAAGGAAAATCTTTCAAATAGAGATCTATCTACTGCTGGATTTTTAACATACCCTGTATTACAAACTGCTGATATTTTGATTTATAAAGCAACTGGTGTTCCTGTTGGTGAAGATCAATTATATCATATTGAATTAAGCAGAGAAATTGCAAGAAGATTTAATAGCTTATATAAAGAAATTTTCCCAGAACCTAACCCTATTGTTACACGAATACCAAAACTTCCTGGCACAGATGGAAGGAAAATGTCAAAGAGTTATGGTAATATTATAATGATAGATGAAACAAGTGATTCTTTAAAGAAAAAAGTTATGCCCATGATGACTGATCCTGCAAGAATGAGAAGAACAGATCCAGGAGATCCTGAAAAATGCCCTGTTTGGGATTATCATAAGGCATTTACATATAATCAAGAAGAACTTGATTGGGTTGTAAAAGGTTGTAAAACAGCTGAAATTGGATGCGTTCAATGTAAAAAATTATTATTAAAAAACATGGAAGAAAGATTAAAACCTATATGGGAAAAATACGAAAAAATTTCTGATGAAGACGTATTAAACGTTATTCATGATGGTAACAAAAAAGCCTCTGAGGTTGCTAAAAAAACATTAACAGAAGTCAGGGAGGCAATGAATCTTAGGTGGTGAAAACATATGTTTTCTGATTTAAACATTGAATTGGATATATTTTCAGGTCCTTTTGAAGTTTTAGTTCAACTAATTAAAGAAAAAAAAATTCCTGTGAGGTTATTGTCTGTTTCTAAAATTGCTGATATTTTTAACGCTTATGTTGAAAAAAATTATGATAACCTTGATGATATTGGCGAATTTTTGAGAATCGCTTCCTACTTAACTTTATTGAAATCTAAAGAGTTGTTACCGAGCGCTGAAGAAGATAAAGAATTTACACGAGAAAGAAATACTCTTTATAATATTATTGAAGATTATGAAAAAATAAAAGAAACAATGGAAAAATTACAAAAAGATTTCGGAAAAAATAATTTTAAAAAAACTGTAAGAA encodes:
- the trpS gene encoding tryptophan--tRNA ligase, giving the protein MRILSGMRATGKLHLGHVLVLEDWKKLQDNGNETFFFVADWHALTTHKEESHIIYQSTLDIVRGYLATGLDPEKSVIFVQSAIKEHAELYLLFNMLVSVNRLERIPTYKELKENLSNRDLSTAGFLTYPVLQTADILIYKATGVPVGEDQLYHIELSREIARRFNSLYKEIFPEPNPIVTRIPKLPGTDGRKMSKSYGNIIMIDETSDSLKKKVMPMMTDPARMRRTDPGDPEKCPVWDYHKAFTYNQEELDWVVKGCKTAEIGCVQCKKLLLKNMEERLKPIWEKYEKISDEDVLNVIHDGNKKASEVAKKTLTEVREAMNLRW
- a CDS encoding segregation and condensation protein A, translated to MFSDLNIELDIFSGPFEVLVQLIKEKKIPVRLLSVSKIADIFNAYVEKNYDNLDDIGEFLRIASYLTLLKSKELLPSAEEDKEFTRERNTLYNIIEDYEKIKETMEKLQKDFGKNNFKKTVRIKASRFDKNKIHNQLELYMNDYLQIQQKLEILRESFTVEEAIEELKVKDKFTLKELYIISNKERLTFIVYFLASLVLVRNGLHYVNENYEFIKNAEEVAASAK